In one Rutidosis leptorrhynchoides isolate AG116_Rl617_1_P2 chromosome 8, CSIRO_AGI_Rlap_v1, whole genome shotgun sequence genomic region, the following are encoded:
- the LOC139862395 gene encoding E3 ubiquitin-protein ligase ATL6-like: MNISFIHNIFMYLLLILLLLFVPRTSPQSIRAGTSPAYPYDFGGNVSPPVKIILAFLIFGMFLIAFLALYLRKCLETSSSVETNGSIPIVNNHLSRLKFGLDRSLLESFPVFRYSDVKNLKIGKGTLECAVCISEFADNERLRFLPKCLHVFHPDCIDAWLASHVTCPVCRADLTKGKLEFNHELTQVQVENSRNGNRNRTDSEIVEVEEVSEDFKLRRSHSTGHSLVSPGENCERYTLRLPEDVRKQIVTLKRAKSCGFGVDGNSRRGVRRWTPDRICGGSDLWNDTVTKMPGFIGRTGSVGKSDPGQSSVSVPV; the protein is encoded by the coding sequence ATGAACATTTCCTTCATTCACAACATATTCATGTATTTGCTTTTGATTCTGCTTCTATTATTCGTACCTCGAACATCACCTCAGTCGATTCGAGCTGGTACATCTCCTGCTTATCCGTACGATTTCGGCGGCAACGTAAGTCCTCCAGTGAAAATAATTCTAGCGTTTTTGATATTCGGTATGTTTTTAATCGCCTTCCTTGCGTTATACCTACGCAAATGTCTAGAAACTTCGTCATCAGTCGAAACTAACGGATCGATTCCAATTGTTAACAATCATCTTTCGAGATTGAAGTTCGGTTTAGATCGTTCGTTACTCGAATCTTTTCCGGTGTTTCGTTACTCCGacgtaaaaaatttaaaaatcggtAAAGGAACGCTAGAATGTGCTGTATGCATATCTGAATTTGCGGATAATGAGCGGTTACGGTTTCTGCCTAAATGCCTTCACGTTTTTCATCCTGATTGTATTGACGCGTGGTTAGCTTCACATGTCACGTGTCCTGTGTGTCGAGCTGATTTAACTAAAGGTAAACTCGAGTTTAACCACGAGTTAACTCAAGTACAAGTGGAAAATTCTAGAAATGGAAATCGAAACAGAACTGATAGTGAGATTGTTGAGGTGGAAGAAGTATCAGAAGATTTCAAGTTAAGGCGATCGCATTCTACGGGGCATTCGCTAGTTTCGCCCGGTGAGAATTGTGAACGATATACGTTGAGGTTACCGGAGGATGTACGGAAGCAAATTGTGACGTTGAAAAGAGCAAAAAGTTGTGGATTTGGTGTTGATGGTAATTCTAGAAGGGGAGTACGGAGGTGGACACCGGATCGGATATGTGGCGGGTCGGATCTATGGAATGATACGGTGACAAAGATGCCGGGTTTTATTGGGCGAACTGGGTCGGTTGGTAAAAGTGATCCGGGTCAATCATCTGTCTCTGTTCCGGTTTAG